The following coding sequences lie in one Arachis ipaensis cultivar K30076 chromosome B05, Araip1.1, whole genome shotgun sequence genomic window:
- the LOC107643059 gene encoding transcription factor MYB3R-3 isoform X1 has protein sequence MMLEVETELEELSFEFDSSEGDGVHLCLSSSNCNCDATLLKSTPVSGSSKAEARRWSEEEDNLLIQIVKKHEARNWKKIAAYLPGRTEVQCLHRWQKVLDPDLVKGYWTKEEDDRLTELVRKYGLKRWAELAKFLPGRIGKQCRERWHNNLDPAIKKDAWTEEEELALAHYHQIYGSKWAMIARYLPGRSDNAIKNHWNRSMKKKGDASSHLGFDLNVATSSFRTSPIVPAHVSVKVDSHSFNEMDSKHRVDNFPTHLVLQKSSKSPKRQKVSSSDAKRDQVGNGSNNKINSTCHNADDMSNDIGCGDNNDSRDTPTMFEQSPERVLRSLAMTYENIPSIIRKRTPTKAECAQTPEDERVITLQNLKLSREFIPSIITTPNTKAIAKSLEGYME, from the exons ATGATGTTGGAGGTTGAGACGGAGCTCGAGGAGTTgagttttgaatttgattcaTCTGAAGGAGATGGAGTCCATTTATGCCTTTCTTCTTCAAATTGCAACTGTGATGCCACTCTTCTGAAATCCACCCCTGTTTCAGG GAGTagcaaggctgaagctagacgcTGGTCAGAGGAAGAG GACAACCTTTTGATTCAGATAGTCAAGAAGCATGAAGCTAGGAATTGGAAGAAAATAG CTGCGTATCTTCCAGGGCGAACTGAAGTCCAATGCTTACATCGCTGGCAAAAAGTTTTGGATCCTGATCTTGTGAAGGGTTATTGGACAAAGGAG GAGGATGATCGCCTCACTGAGCTAGTAAGAAAGTATGGTTTGAAGAGATGGGCCGAACTTGCAAAATTCTTACCGGGTCGAATTGGGAAGCAATGCCGAGAGAG gTGGCACAATAATCTTGATCCAGCTATAAAGAAAGATGCATGGACGGAGGAAGAGGAATTGGCACTTGCTCACTATCACCAAATATATGGTAGTAAGTGGGCAATGATTGCAAGGTATCTTCCTGGAAG GTCTGACAACGCCATTAAAAATCATTGGAACCGCTCAATGAAAAAGAAAGGGGATGCATCTTCACATCTTGGTTTTGACCTAAATGTTGCTACTTCCAGTTTTCGCACATCTCCAATAGTGCCAGCTCATGTTTCAGTTAAAGTAGATAGCCATAGTTTCAATGAAATGGATTCGAAGCACAGGGTTGACAACTTCCCAACACACTTGGTTCTTCAAAAGTCCAGTAAATCTCCCAAACGACAGAAAGTTTCTTCCTCAGATGCTAAGAGAGACCAAGTTGGAAATGGAAGCAACAACAAAATCAACAGTACGTGCCATAATGCAGATGACATGAGTAACGACATAGGATGTGGGGACAATAATGACAGCAGAGATACTCCCACAATGTTTGAACAAAGTCCAGAACGTGTACTAAGAAGCTTAGCGATGACCTATGAGAATATTCCATCTATTATTAGGAAACGAACTCCCACCAAGGCTGAGTGTGCCCAAACTCCTGAAGACGAACGTGTTATTactttacaaaatttaaaattgagcCGGGAGTTTATTCCATCCATTATTACTACACCAAACACTAAAGCCATAGCTAAATCTCTAGAAGGATACATGGAATGA
- the LOC107643059 gene encoding transcription factor MYB3R-3 isoform X2, translating to MMLEVETELEELSFEFDSSEGDGVHLCLSSSNCNCDATLLKSTPVSGSSKAEARRWSEEEDNLLIQIVKKHEARNWKKIAAYLPGRTEVQCLHRWQKVLDPDLVKGYWTKEEDDRLTELVRKYGLKRWAELAKFLPGRIGKQCRERWHNNLDPAIKKDAWTEEEELALAHYHQIYGSKWAMIARSDNAIKNHWNRSMKKKGDASSHLGFDLNVATSSFRTSPIVPAHVSVKVDSHSFNEMDSKHRVDNFPTHLVLQKSSKSPKRQKVSSSDAKRDQVGNGSNNKINSTCHNADDMSNDIGCGDNNDSRDTPTMFEQSPERVLRSLAMTYENIPSIIRKRTPTKAECAQTPEDERVITLQNLKLSREFIPSIITTPNTKAIAKSLEGYME from the exons ATGATGTTGGAGGTTGAGACGGAGCTCGAGGAGTTgagttttgaatttgattcaTCTGAAGGAGATGGAGTCCATTTATGCCTTTCTTCTTCAAATTGCAACTGTGATGCCACTCTTCTGAAATCCACCCCTGTTTCAGG GAGTagcaaggctgaagctagacgcTGGTCAGAGGAAGAG GACAACCTTTTGATTCAGATAGTCAAGAAGCATGAAGCTAGGAATTGGAAGAAAATAG CTGCGTATCTTCCAGGGCGAACTGAAGTCCAATGCTTACATCGCTGGCAAAAAGTTTTGGATCCTGATCTTGTGAAGGGTTATTGGACAAAGGAG GAGGATGATCGCCTCACTGAGCTAGTAAGAAAGTATGGTTTGAAGAGATGGGCCGAACTTGCAAAATTCTTACCGGGTCGAATTGGGAAGCAATGCCGAGAGAG gTGGCACAATAATCTTGATCCAGCTATAAAGAAAGATGCATGGACGGAGGAAGAGGAATTGGCACTTGCTCACTATCACCAAATATATGGTAGTAAGTGGGCAATGATTGCAAG GTCTGACAACGCCATTAAAAATCATTGGAACCGCTCAATGAAAAAGAAAGGGGATGCATCTTCACATCTTGGTTTTGACCTAAATGTTGCTACTTCCAGTTTTCGCACATCTCCAATAGTGCCAGCTCATGTTTCAGTTAAAGTAGATAGCCATAGTTTCAATGAAATGGATTCGAAGCACAGGGTTGACAACTTCCCAACACACTTGGTTCTTCAAAAGTCCAGTAAATCTCCCAAACGACAGAAAGTTTCTTCCTCAGATGCTAAGAGAGACCAAGTTGGAAATGGAAGCAACAACAAAATCAACAGTACGTGCCATAATGCAGATGACATGAGTAACGACATAGGATGTGGGGACAATAATGACAGCAGAGATACTCCCACAATGTTTGAACAAAGTCCAGAACGTGTACTAAGAAGCTTAGCGATGACCTATGAGAATATTCCATCTATTATTAGGAAACGAACTCCCACCAAGGCTGAGTGTGCCCAAACTCCTGAAGACGAACGTGTTATTactttacaaaatttaaaattgagcCGGGAGTTTATTCCATCCATTATTACTACACCAAACACTAAAGCCATAGCTAAATCTCTAGAAGGATACATGGAATGA
- the LOC107643062 gene encoding protein P21: protein MALAKNLSIFFVIALTCLAAAQAATLNITNSCNYTIWAAAVPGGGQRLDPNQTWTLNVTSGTSGARLWGRTNCTFDSAGNGTCLTGDCKGVLECDSFGTAPNTLVEYALNQYNNLDFYDVSVVDGFNIPLSFTPLTNNCTRSVNCTADINDECPSQLKAPGGCNNPCTVFKTSEYCCMNTTCGPTDYSKFFKTRCPDVFSYPKDDVTSTFTCPGGTDYSLVFCP, encoded by the coding sequence ATGGCACTTGCGAAAAACCTCTCCATTTTCTTTGTGATCGCCCTAACCTGCTTGGCTGCAGCTCAAGCAGCAACACTCAACATCACAAACAGTTGCAATTACACAATTTGGGCAGCTGCGGTGCCCGGCGGAGGCCAAAGACTCGACCCCAATCAAACGTGGACTCTCAACGTGACAAGCGGCACGTCGGGGGCACGTCTTTGGGGCCGAACCAACTGCACCTTCGACAGCGCAGGTAATGGGACGTGTTTAACTGGTGACTGTAAAGGCGTCCTGGAGTGCGATTCATTCGGCACCGCACCCAACACGCTTGTGGAGTACGCGCTTAACCAATATAACAATCTGGACTTCTACGACGTCTCGGTGGTTGACGGTTTCAATATTCCTCTTTCATTCACTCCATTAACAAACAACTGCACGCGATCCGTGAACTGCACTGCGGACATCAACGATGAGTGCCCGTCTCAACTGAAGGCTCCAGGTGGTTGTAACAACCCTTGCACGGTTTTCAAGACCAGCGAGTATTGTTGCATGAACACCACGTGTGGGCCTACTGATTATTCCAAATTCTTCAAGACGAGGTGCCCTGATGTGTTTAGCTACCCTAAGGATGATGTAACCAGTACTTTCACTTGCCCTGGAGGAACCGATTATAGTCTTGTATTTTGTCCTtag
- the LOC107643061 gene encoding thaumatin-like protein 1, which translates to MGYSLSLSLCSIVIFASFLTLANAANFEIVNNCPYTVWAAASPGGGVRLDRGQTWNLWVAPGTTMGRIWGRTGCNFDGNGQGHCQTGDCTGGLQCQGWGVPPNTLAEFALNQYANQDFYDISVIDGFNIPMDFYPLNGGCHKISCTADIVGQCPNELRVQGGCNNACPVFHSNEYCCTDPQASCGPTYYSRFFKDRCPDAYSYPKDDPTSLFTCPAGSNYRVVFCPLGSSKFPLLMPGTRSIQ; encoded by the coding sequence ATGGGTTACTCACTCAGCCTCTCACTCTGCTCCATCGTCATCTTTGCCTCTTTTCTCACCTTAGCAAATGCAGCAAACTTTGAGATCGTCAACAATTGTCCCTACACTGTCTGGGCCGCTGCTAGTCCAGGCGGAGGTGTGCGCTTGGACCGAGGCCAGACATGGAACCTTTGGGTGGCACCTGGCACTACCATGGGCCGCATTTGGGGTCGCACCGGATGCAACTTTGATGGCAATGGTCAAGGCCATTGCCAGACTGGAGATTGCACCGGTGGACTCCAATGCCAAGGCTGGGGTGTCCCACCCAACACCTTAGCAGAATTCGCATTGAACCAATATGCTAACCAAGATTTCTATGACATCTCAGTTATAGATGGATTCAACATCCCCATGGACTTCTACCCTCTAAATGGTGGGTGTCACAAGATCAGCTGCACAGCCGACATTGTCGGACAGTGTCCTAACGAGTTGCGAGTACAAGGAGGGTGTAACAACGCTTGCCCGGTGTTCCACAGCAATGAGTATTGCTGCACCGATCCGCAAGCTAGCTGTGGACCCACATATTACTCGAGATTCTTCAAAGATAGGTGCCCTGATGCTTATAGCTACCCTAAAGATGACCCAACCAGCCTTTTCACTTGCCCTGCAGGTTCTAACTACAGGGTTGTGTTCTGTCCTTTGGGGTCATCTAAATTTCCTCTTTTGATGCCTGGAACTAGGAGCATTCAGTAG
- the LOC107643060 gene encoding uncharacterized protein LOC107643060: MGETQLEESEATNRQISSNTKSNSKLIVEKTFERPEWLPDGWNVDFKTRKSGSAMGQGYKCYINPHGKKFYSKLEVLRYLETIKGNNCNSRKEESNTIHSPNNDALEKPMVETSRTENSVAEKSTAGKPTAGKPKAGKPRGEKSTTGKPRSEKSTAEKPGAEKSTVEKPRAEKSTAEDLPPGWIIEVKERKNSKTNRKDLLYIDPESGYVFRSKKDALRYLESGDISSCAIKPFKREIQDEDKLSPASTVKKQKIKQSGINRQLFAGKEISDESSLELPDANSSEKRQHVEVSSGMMAPFVPTGESIGQIQSLKNGVAYPRKTKKMSDPDDVQNKNDVVNVVENASKKNHSNPTVSKNRGFSVAHRSSPRLAAAEPDQLTNSLTSEQCLEVPRRNLRRGSQGLAADDHFLKESKLLASEIAKSGEICPDLNKSSNKKEPSVPRRASKRLAGSEPELMSNSLSYETAPEYNKSKKSKSGINTNLLSCDGEAGLKLVEHGSMNGLSSTRGRKHPQTLPVTKDKLDKRKNEEMNDEKSELQQSLAFHYSWSDPSLEFAIKTLTGTLPAEDSVANRPIVISETDKLPENDVFKNVTGSNSDKKPKVNSSKSKKKKEPKVPTRLSKRLSGHDPEVLPTETAPEYSTRKSGKIKPDANEILTNGASGKLHAGEESSNLIVHASDMLKTSKCGESSNGDELQKSQPVPNEQQRGPEAESINERSEPQFPVQFGDNWSDPCVEFAVKTLTGSVTVDTANVPVVTLDVNDPPNEELSENAVQKSSNAAADNNNHCQIKEVLNAPVCRPSEQCLGQGQPELRSNPTSYQSDPAFASSVSCGDEGKITRNSDGGQSLHVEAGNMTQIDINTLFFDDPFTEDEQILEDNSIAEQAQPGTEATNRDNSEREFCVSFMDTWSDPCLEFAFKTLTGDIQVEENMAEQGCFPEHANRHDQRNGGSALPEIGSSSISRSHMAEKSMPPQPPSMSPSFLSRSHIAEKSVLPQPSLSHSFLSQSHMAEKSMPPQPPSLSHSFLSQSHMAEKSVPPQPPSMSPSFLSRSHMAEKSVPPQPPSMSPSFLSGSHMAEKSVPPQPPSMSPSFLSGSHMAEKSVPPQPPSMSPSFLSGSHMAEKSVPTQPPSLSPSFLSRSHMAEKSVPTQPPSMSPSFLSLSHIADKPMPAQPPSMSQPFLSLSHIADKPMPAQPPSMSPSFLPPTQHSSPQSTMNSSIFPEEKSSQQHTGADAQRHYSQYNINFQRR; the protein is encoded by the exons ATGGGAGAAACCCAACTTGAAGAGTCTGAAGCAACTAATAGACAGATCAGCAGTAACACAAAGTCCAATTCTAAACTG ATTGTAGAGAAAACATTTGAGCGTCCTGAGTGGCTACCTGATGGCTGGAATGTGGATTTCAAAACTCGAAAAAGTGGTTCAGCTATGGGACAGGGATATAAG TGTTACATTAATCCGCATGGAAAGAAATTCTACTCCAAATTAGAAGTGTTACGGTATCTTGAAACTATAAAGGGCAACAACTGCAATTCCAGAAAGGAGGAATCCAATACCATCCATTCTCCAAACAAT GATGCACTTGAGAAGCCCATGGTTGAGACATCCAGGACTGAGAATTCCGTGGCTGAGAAGTCCACGGCTGGGAAGCCCACGGCTGGGAAGCCCAAGGCTGGGAAGCCCAGGGGTGAGAAGTCCACAACTGGGAAGCCCAGGTCTGAGAAGTCCACAGCTGAGAAGCCTGGGGCTGAGAAGTCCACAGTTGAGAAGCCCAGGGCGGAGAAGTCCACAGCTGAGGATTTACCACCTGGCTGGATAATAGAAGTCAAagaaaggaagaacagcaaaaccAATAGAAAAGATTTG TTATATATAGATCCAGAGAGTGGATATGTATTCCGTTCCAAGAAGGATGCACTGCGGTATCTCGAGTCTGGAGATATAAGTTCGTGTGCGATTAAACCATTTAAACGGGAAATTCAAGATGAAGATAAATTATCT CCGGCCTCTACAGTCAAAAAGCAGAAAATAAAGCAGTCTGGAATTAACCGACAACTTTTTGCTG GCAAAGAAATATCCGATGAAAGCAGCTTAGAATTGCCAGATGCTAACAGCTCAGAAAAAAGGCAACATGTGGAGGTGTCTTCTGGAATGATGGCTCCTTTTGTACCTACAGGGGAATCTATTGGCCAAATTCAATCGTTAAAGAATGGAGTTGCATACCCTCGCAAAACAAAGAAAATGTCTGATCCAG ATGATGTGCAAAATAAGAATGATGTTGTCAATGTGGTTGAAAATGCTAGTAAGAAGAATCACAGTAACCCTACTGTATCAAAAAACAGGGGGTTCAGTGTGGCTCACCGGTCTTCGCCGAGACTTGCTGCAGCAGAACCTGACCAATTGACTAACAGCCTGACCAGTGAACAGTGCCTTGAAGTtccaagaagaaacttgagaagaggTAGTCAGGGTTTGGCCGCTGACGATCACTTTTTGAAAGAATCCAAATTGCTTGCAAGTGAGATTGCTAAAAGTGGAGAAATTTGTCCTGACTTGAACAAATCCAGCAACAAGAAAGAGCCTTCGGTTCCTCGGCGAGCATCAAAAAGACTTGCTGGATCTGAGCCTGAGCTGATGAGCAACTCCCTCTCCTATGAAACAGCTCCGGAATATAATAAAAGCAAAAAGTCTAAAAGTGGGATCAATACAAACTTGCTTTCATGTGATGGTGAGGCAGGGTTGAAGCTTGTAGAACATGGATCAATGAATGGATTGTCATCCACCAGAGGGAGGAAACACCCCCAAACCTTGCCTGTAACCAAAGATAAACTGGATAAACGTAAAAATGAGGAAATGAATGATGAGAAATCAGAACTTCAGCAATCTCTTGCATTCCATTATTCTTGGTCTGACCCAAGTTTGGAGTTTGCAATTAAGACCCTCACTGGCACATTACCTGCAGAGGATTCAGTTGCCAACAGACCTATAGTGATTTCTGAAACAGATAAGTTGCCTGAAAATGATGTGTTTAAGAATGTTACAGGAAGCAACAGTGACAAAAAACCCAAGGTAAATTCAAGTAaatccaagaagaagaaagagccTAAAGTGCCTACGCGATTGTCTAAGCGACTTTCTGGCCATGATCCTGAGGTACTTCCTACTGAAACAGCACCTGAATATTCCACTAGAAAATCAGGTAAGATTAAACCAGATGCAAATGAGATTTTAACTAATGGAGCATCCGGGAAGCTTCATGCTGGGGAAGAATCATCCAACCTTATTGTTCATGCATCTGACATGTTGAAAACTAGCAAATGTGGTGAATCATCGAATGGTGATGAGTTGCAAAAATCACAACCTGTTCCCAATGAACAACAACGGGGGCCTGAAGCTGAAAGTATTAATGAGAGATCAGAGCCACAGTTCCCTGTACAGTTTGGGGACAACTGGTCGGATCCATGTGTAGAATTTGCAGTTAAGACTCTCACTGGTTCGGTGACTGTTGATACTGCCAATGTGCCTGTTGTGACACTTGATGTCAATGACCCACCAAATGAGGAATTGTCGGAGAATGCAGTGCAGAAGAGCAGTAATGCTGCTGCCGATAACAACAATCATTGCCAGATCAAGGAAGTGCTTAATGCACCAGTTTGCCGGCCATCGGAACAATGCTTAGGGCAAGGGCAACCTGAGTTGAGATCCAACCCTACATCCTATCAAAGTGATCCTGCATTTGCAAGTAGTGTGTCTTGCGGTGATGAAGGCAAAATAACAAGGAACTCTGATGGGGGACAATCTCTACATGTTGAAGCTGGGAATATGACGCAAATTGATATAAACACACTCTTTTTTGACGACCCATTCACAGAAGATGAACAGATTCTTGAGGATAATTCTATTGCAGAACAAGCACAGCCTGGAACAGAAGCTACGAACCGTGATAACTCTGAAAGAGAGTTTTGTGTTTCCTTCATGGATACTTGGTCAGACCCATGCTTAGAATTTGCATTTAAGACACTCACGGGAGATATCCAAGTTGAGGAAAATATGGCAGAGCAAGGATGTTTCCCGGAACATGCGAACCGACATGACCAGAGAAATGGTGGCTCGGCATTACCGGAAATCGGATCTTCCAGCATCTCCCGAAGTCACATGGCAGAGAAATCCATGCCGCCACAACCACCATCAATGAGCCCTTCGTTCCTATCCCGAAGTCACATAGCAGAGAAATCCGTGCTGCCACAACCATCATTGAGCCATTCCTTCCTGTCCCAAAGTCACATGGCAGAGAAATCCATGCCGCCACAACCACCATCATTGAGCCATTCGTTCCTCTCCCAAAGTCACATGGCAGAGAAATCCGTGCCGCCACAACCACCATCAATGAGCCCTTCGTTCCTATCCCGAAGTCACATGGCAGAGAAATCCGTTCCGCCACAACCACCATCAATGAGCCCTTCCTTCCTCTCCGGAAGTCACATGGCCGAGAAATCCGTGCCGCCACAACCACCATCAATGAGCCCTTCCTTCCTCTCCGGAAGTCACATGGCAGAGAAATCCGTGCCGCCACAACCACCATCAATGAGCCCTTCCTTCCTCTCCGGAAGTCACATGGCAGAGAAATCTGTGCCGACACAACCACCATCATTGAGCCCTTCCTTCCTCTCCCGAAGTCACATGGCAGAGAAATCTGTGCCGACACAACCGCCATCAATGAGCCCTTCCTTCCTCTCTCTAAGTCACATAGCAGATAAACCCATGCCGGCACAACCGCCATCAATGAGCCAGCCCTTCCTCTCCCTAAGTCACATAGCAGATAAACCCATGCCGGCACAACCGCCATCAATGAGCCCTTCGTTCTTACCCCCGACACAACACTCATCACCACAGTCAACGATGAACTCTTCAATCTTCCCCGAAGAAAAATCAAGCCAGCAGCACACAGGAGCCGATGCGCAGAGGCATTATTCTCAgtacaacattaattttcaaagaAGGTAA